Proteins from a genomic interval of Streptococcus oralis:
- a CDS encoding DUF4651 domain-containing protein, protein MKGMKAKKLWMTGLTVAGLSALALGAKKAADNHKLMKTQEELTAIVRDLFSDMGEIATLYVQVYESSLERLVGGVIFEDGRHYTFVYENEDLVYEEEVL, encoded by the coding sequence ATGAAAGGTATGAAAGCTAAGAAATTATGGATGACTGGCTTGACTGTGGCTGGTCTAAGTGCCCTTGCTTTGGGTGCCAAAAAAGCAGCAGATAATCACAAACTCATGAAGACGCAAGAGGAGTTAACCGCTATCGTGCGGGATCTTTTCTCAGATATGGGAGAGATTGCGACTCTCTATGTTCAAGTCTACGAAAGTAGCCTAGAGCGACTCGTCGGAGGGGTCATTTTCGAGGATGGCCGTCACTATACCTTTGTCTATGAAAATGAAGACCTAGTCTACGAGGAGGAAGTCTTATGA
- a CDS encoding single-stranded DNA-binding protein produces the protein MYNKVIMIGRLTSTPELHKTNNDKSVARATIAVNRRYKDQNGEREADFVNLVLWGKLAETLASYATKGSLISVDGELRTRRFERNGQMNYVTEVLVTGFQLLESRAQRAMRENNAGQDLADLVLEEEELPF, from the coding sequence ATGTATAATAAAGTTATCATGATTGGGCGTTTGACGTCTACACCAGAATTGCACAAAACCAACAATGACAAGTCAGTAGCGCGCGCAACGATCGCTGTGAACCGTCGTTACAAAGACCAGAATGGGGAACGCGAAGCTGATTTTGTCAATCTTGTTCTTTGGGGAAAATTGGCTGAAACCTTGGCAAGCTACGCAACTAAAGGTAGTCTTATCTCTGTGGATGGAGAACTTCGTACCCGTCGCTTTGAGAGAAATGGCCAGATGAACTATGTGACTGAAGTTCTTGTGACAGGATTCCAACTTTTGGAAAGTCGTGCCCAACGAGCCATGCGTGAAAATAATGCCGGACAGGATTTGGCAGATTTGGTTTTGGAAGAGGAGGAATTGCCATTTTAA
- the recX gene encoding recombination regulator RecX has product MKITKLEKKKRLYLMELDHQQTFYITEDTIVRFMLSRDKVISKEELTEIQDFAQFSYGKNLALYHLSFKARTEKEVREYLKKYDIDEKITSQVIANLKEDNWINDRQYAYSIINANQLSGDKGPYVLAQKLSQKGIAKSTIDDVLKIFDFSEVAQHIAEKLLKKYAGKLPARALQDKIIQNLTNKGFSYADAKNAFDDLDSKVDQETTQELIFKELDKQYAKYARKYEGYELKQRLTQVLARKGYDFSDIASALREYL; this is encoded by the coding sequence ATGAAAATCACAAAACTTGAAAAGAAAAAACGCCTCTACCTGATGGAGCTAGATCATCAGCAAACCTTTTATATCACTGAAGATACCATTGTGCGTTTTATGCTGTCTCGAGATAAGGTCATTAGCAAAGAGGAACTGACCGAGATTCAGGATTTTGCCCAGTTTTCTTATGGTAAAAATCTTGCTCTCTACCATCTATCCTTCAAGGCTCGTACTGAAAAAGAAGTTCGTGAGTATCTGAAAAAGTATGATATTGACGAAAAAATCACTAGTCAAGTTATCGCTAATCTTAAAGAGGATAACTGGATTAATGATCGTCAGTATGCCTACTCTATCATCAATGCTAATCAACTTTCTGGAGACAAGGGACCTTATGTGCTAGCTCAAAAACTGTCTCAAAAAGGGATTGCCAAATCAACTATTGATGATGTTTTAAAGATTTTTGATTTTTCAGAGGTTGCTCAACATATTGCAGAGAAACTGCTTAAAAAATACGCTGGAAAGCTTCCCGCTCGTGCCTTGCAGGATAAGATTATTCAAAACTTGACCAACAAAGGCTTCTCCTATGCTGATGCTAAAAATGCCTTTGACGACTTGGATAGTAAAGTTGACCAAGAAACGACTCAAGAACTTATTTTTAAAGAGCTAGACAAACAATATGCTAAGTATGCTCGAAAGTATGAAGGATACGAACTAAAGCAACGTTTGACTCAAGTTTTAGCCCGAAAGGGCTACGATTTTTCGGATATAGCTAGCGCTCTCAGAGAATATCTTTAA
- a CDS encoding SDR family NAD(P)-dependent oxidoreductase: MAKNVVITGATSGIGEAIARAYLEQGENVVLTGRRTDRLEALKSEFAETFPNQTVWTFPLDVTDMTMVKTVCSDILETIGQIDILVNNAGLALGLAPHQDYEELDMLTMLDTNVKGLMAVTRSFLPAMVKANQGHIINMGSTAGIYAYAGAAVYSATKAAVKTFSDGLRIDTIATDIKVTTIQPGIVETDFSTVRFHGDKERAEAVYQGIEALQAQDIADTVIYVTSQLRRVQITDITIMANQQATGFMVHKK; encoded by the coding sequence ATGGCAAAAAATGTTGTGATTACAGGAGCGACATCAGGAATTGGTGAAGCGATTGCGCGTGCTTATTTGGAGCAGGGGGAGAATGTCGTTCTAACAGGACGACGGACAGACAGACTAGAAGCCCTTAAGTCGGAGTTTGCAGAAACTTTTCCAAATCAAACAGTTTGGACCTTTCCACTGGATGTGACGGATATGACTATGGTCAAGACTGTTTGCTCCGATATATTGGAAACGATAGGGCAGATTGATATCTTGGTCAATAATGCTGGACTAGCTCTTGGCTTGGCTCCCCATCAGGACTATGAAGAGTTGGATATGCTGACCATGTTGGATACCAATGTCAAGGGGTTGATGGCAGTCACTCGTTCTTTCTTGCCAGCAATGGTAAAAGCCAATCAAGGGCATATCATCAACATGGGGTCAACCGCAGGAATCTACGCCTATGCGGGTGCAGCTGTTTATTCAGCCACCAAGGCTGCAGTTAAAACTTTTTCAGATGGTCTGCGAATTGATACCATCGCAACGGATATCAAGGTTACGACCATTCAGCCTGGAATTGTTGAAACAGATTTCTCAACCGTACGTTTTCATGGAGACAAAGAGCGAGCTGAGGCGGTCTATCAGGGAATCGAAGCCTTGCAAGCTCAGGATATTGCAGACACAGTGATCTATGTGACCAGTCAGCTTCGTCGTGTGCAGATTACAGATATAACCATTATGGCCAATCAACAGGCGACAGGTTTCATGGTTCATAAAAAGTAA
- the birA gene encoding bifunctional biotin--[acetyl-CoA-carboxylase] ligase/biotin operon repressor BirA: MKSHQLVYQILARENDYVSGEKIGEELNLSRTSIWKAIQRLQQEGLEIDSIKNRGYKLIQGDLILPDLIQEKTNLIVHYKPETKSTQTDAKEGIEAGNKGNTLYLSTCQTAGRGRFQRPYYSPSQGGIYMSLHIQPNLHYEKLPSYTLLVAAAVYKAIKNLTMIEVDIKWVNDIYFKNKKIAGILTEAMTSVETGLVTDVIIGLGINFAIEDFPEDLKEKAGSLFMPPAPITRNELISEIWRCFYQTAPEELLYLYKEHSLVLGREVSFIQDQTKKKGVAKDISDKGQLLIQLDDQTEIWLNSGEISLTSWA; the protein is encoded by the coding sequence ATGAAATCACACCAACTAGTTTACCAAATATTAGCTAGAGAAAACGATTATGTTAGCGGAGAAAAAATCGGAGAAGAACTGAATTTAAGCCGCACGTCCATATGGAAAGCAATCCAACGTCTTCAACAAGAAGGCCTAGAAATTGACAGTATCAAAAATAGAGGCTACAAGCTTATTCAAGGCGACCTGATATTGCCTGATTTGATTCAAGAGAAAACCAACTTAATCGTTCACTACAAACCTGAGACCAAATCAACCCAAACAGATGCAAAAGAAGGAATTGAAGCTGGAAACAAAGGAAATACACTCTATCTTTCAACCTGTCAAACAGCAGGTCGTGGACGCTTTCAACGTCCCTACTATTCCCCATCTCAGGGAGGCATCTATATGTCCCTGCATATTCAACCAAACCTTCACTACGAAAAGCTCCCATCCTATACTCTCCTTGTAGCTGCTGCAGTCTACAAAGCCATTAAAAACCTAACTATGATAGAAGTAGATATCAAATGGGTAAATGACATCTACTTTAAAAATAAAAAAATAGCAGGTATCCTCACCGAAGCAATGACATCAGTTGAGACAGGCTTGGTTACAGATGTCATTATCGGACTTGGAATAAACTTTGCTATAGAAGACTTCCCAGAAGACCTAAAAGAAAAAGCAGGTAGCCTATTTATGCCACCTGCACCTATCACACGAAACGAACTAATCTCAGAAATTTGGCGTTGTTTCTACCAAACAGCACCTGAAGAACTACTCTACCTTTATAAAGAACACTCTCTTGTTCTAGGAAGAGAGGTCAGTTTTATCCAAGATCAGACTAAAAAAAAAGGAGTCGCCAAGGACATCTCCGACAAAGGACAACTCCTTATTCAGCTTGATGACCAGACAGAAATCTGGCTCAATAGTGGTGAAATCTCACTCACTAGCTGGGCTTAA
- the groES gene encoding co-chaperone GroES gives MLKPLGDRVVLKIEEKEQTVGGFVLAGSAQEKTKTAQVVATGQGVRTLNGDLVAPSVKPGDRVLVEAHAGLDVKDGDEKYIIVGEANILAIIEE, from the coding sequence ATGTTGAAACCATTAGGAGACCGTGTGGTCTTGAAAATCGAAGAAAAAGAACAAACTGTTGGAGGCTTTGTCCTTGCAGGCTCAGCCCAAGAAAAAACAAAAACAGCCCAAGTTGTAGCTACTGGACAAGGTGTTCGTACCTTGAACGGTGACTTGGTAGCTCCAAGCGTTAAGCCTGGAGACCGTGTCTTAGTTGAAGCACATGCAGGTCTTGATGTAAAAGATGGCGATGAAAAGTACATCATCGTTGGCGAAGCCAACATCTTGGCAATCATTGAAGAATAG
- a CDS encoding AraC family transcriptional regulator codes for MLVFSEYQTGTIDLSLSFYGYEECTPNYSFGPAIRDTYVLHFITKGKGQFHYKGKIVDLKTGDFFLLKPDELTFYQADSQDPWAYYWLGISGGRAPDYFALSQISDQSYLIQSEHCHTQTTAKLISDIVRFAQITKSNELAQLHIMGQLHELMFHLGTIAPNQKKENISSTHQLYLDCKRLIDSHYPQSLTIQDLAKELSVHRSYLTSVFKEFHQLSPKEYLLFVRMKRAQQLLEHTNETIKVIAYSVGFSDPLHFSKAYKQYFHKTPSQTRKEYSHSLSARKENQ; via the coding sequence ATGCTCGTTTTTTCAGAATACCAGACTGGAACAATTGATCTTTCTCTTAGCTTCTACGGTTATGAAGAATGCACGCCTAACTACTCTTTTGGCCCAGCTATTCGAGATACCTATGTACTACATTTCATTACTAAAGGAAAAGGTCAGTTCCATTATAAGGGGAAAATTGTTGATTTAAAGACAGGAGATTTCTTTCTACTAAAACCAGATGAATTAACATTCTATCAAGCAGATAGCCAGGATCCTTGGGCTTACTACTGGTTGGGGATCTCCGGAGGGAGGGCACCTGACTACTTTGCTCTATCTCAAATTTCTGACCAATCCTACTTAATTCAATCAGAGCACTGTCATACCCAGACAACTGCAAAACTCATCTCAGATATTGTCCGCTTCGCTCAGATTACAAAATCAAATGAATTGGCTCAACTCCACATCATGGGACAACTTCATGAACTAATGTTTCATCTAGGAACTATTGCTCCCAATCAGAAAAAAGAGAATATTTCATCAACCCACCAACTCTATCTTGACTGCAAACGATTAATTGATAGTCACTATCCACAATCGCTCACCATTCAAGATTTAGCTAAAGAGCTATCGGTTCATAGAAGTTACTTAACTAGTGTGTTTAAAGAGTTTCACCAACTCTCTCCAAAAGAGTATTTACTTTTCGTTCGAATGAAGCGCGCTCAACAGTTACTAGAACACACCAATGAAACAATCAAAGTCATTGCATATTCTGTGGGTTTTTCAGATCCACTACATTTCTCAAAAGCCTACAAGCAGTATTTTCATAAAACACCTAGTCAAACTCGAAAAGAATACTCTCATTCCCTCTCAGCTAGAAAGGAAAATCAATGA
- the rlmD gene encoding 23S rRNA (uracil(1939)-C(5))-methyltransferase RlmD, whose protein sequence is MNLKVKQKIPLKIKRMGINGEGIGFYQKTLVFVPGALKGEDIYCQITTIKRNFVEAKLLKVNKKSKFRVVPACTIYNECGGCQIMHLHYDKQLEFKTDLLHQALKKFAPAGYENYEIRPTIGMQEPKYYRAKLQFQTRKFKNQVKAGLYAQNSHYLVELKDCLVQDKETQVIANRLAELLTYHQIPITDERKTLGVRTIMVRRARKTGQVQIIIVTNRQLNLTQLVKDLVKDFPEVVTVAVNTNTAKTSEIYGEKTEIIWGQESIQEGVLDYEFSLSPRAFYQLNPEQTEILYSEAVKALDVSKEDHLIDAYCGVGTIGFAFANKVKSLRGMDIIPEAIEDAKRNAKKMGFDNTHYEAGTAEEIIPRWYQEGYRADALIVDPPRTGLDDKLLDTILTYVPEKMVYVSCNVSTLARDLVKLVKVYDLQYIQSVDMFPHTARTEAVVKLVKKN, encoded by the coding sequence ATGAATCTGAAAGTCAAACAAAAAATACCTTTAAAAATCAAGCGGATGGGCATCAATGGTGAGGGAATCGGTTTCTATCAGAAAACCCTCGTTTTTGTGCCAGGCGCCCTCAAAGGAGAAGATATCTATTGTCAGATTACTACTATTAAACGTAACTTTGTTGAAGCCAAATTGCTAAAGGTTAATAAGAAGTCAAAATTTCGGGTCGTGCCAGCTTGTACGATTTATAATGAATGTGGTGGTTGCCAAATCATGCACCTCCACTATGATAAACAGTTAGAGTTCAAAACAGATTTGCTCCACCAAGCCCTGAAAAAATTTGCTCCTGCAGGATATGAAAACTATGAAATCCGTCCAACTATCGGAATGCAGGAACCAAAGTACTACCGTGCTAAGCTTCAATTCCAGACTCGAAAATTTAAAAATCAGGTCAAGGCAGGTTTGTATGCGCAAAACTCTCATTATCTCGTAGAGTTGAAAGACTGTTTGGTACAAGATAAGGAAACCCAAGTGATTGCGAATCGCCTAGCTGAACTTCTTACTTACCACCAAATTCCAATTACAGATGAGAGAAAAACGCTCGGTGTTCGCACTATCATGGTACGAAGAGCAAGAAAAACGGGGCAAGTTCAGATAATCATTGTTACGAATCGTCAGCTTAATTTAACCCAGCTGGTAAAAGACTTAGTTAAAGATTTTCCAGAAGTCGTCACAGTTGCAGTCAATACAAATACAGCGAAAACAAGTGAAATCTATGGTGAAAAGACGGAAATTATCTGGGGCCAAGAGAGTATTCAAGAAGGAGTACTCGACTATGAGTTTTCTCTCTCCCCTCGAGCTTTCTATCAGCTTAATCCTGAGCAGACAGAAATTCTCTATAGTGAAGCAGTTAAGGCTCTGGATGTCAGCAAAGAAGATCATCTGATTGATGCCTATTGCGGTGTTGGGACGATTGGATTTGCCTTCGCAAATAAGGTCAAGAGTCTCAGAGGGATGGATATTATTCCAGAAGCCATAGAAGATGCCAAGAGAAACGCTAAAAAAATGGGATTTGACAATACCCATTACGAAGCGGGAACAGCTGAAGAGATTATTCCACGCTGGTATCAAGAAGGCTACCGAGCGGATGCATTGATAGTCGATCCTCCTCGTACAGGCTTAGATGATAAGCTGTTGGATACCATTCTGACCTATGTTCCAGAAAAAATGGTCTATGTATCCTGCAATGTTTCGACCTTGGCACGAGATTTGGTTAAACTAGTAAAAGTCTATGATCTCCAGTATATCCAGTCGGTCGATATGTTTCCCCACACTGCACGGACAGAAGCAGTTGTTAAGTTAGTGAAGAAAAATTAA
- the groL gene encoding chaperonin GroEL (60 kDa chaperone family; promotes refolding of misfolded polypeptides especially under stressful conditions; forms two stacked rings of heptamers to form a barrel-shaped 14mer; ends can be capped by GroES; misfolded proteins enter the barrel where they are refolded when GroES binds), with product MSKEIKFSSDARSAMVRGVDILADTVKVTLGPKGRNVVLEKSFGSPLITNDGVTIAKEIELEDHFENMGAKLVSEVASKTNDIAGDGTTTATVLTQAIVREGIKNVTAGANPIGIRRGIEAAVAAAVEALKNNAIPVANKEAIAQVAAVSSRSEKVGEYISEAMEKVGKDGVITIEESRGMETELEVVEGMQFDRGYLSQYMVTDSEKMVADLENPYILITDKKISNIQEILPLLESILQSNRPLLIIADDVDGEALPTLVLNKIRGTFNVVAVKAPGFGDRRKAMLEDIAILTGGTVITEDLGLELKDATIEALGQAARVTVDKDSTVIVEGAGNPEAISHRVAVIKSQIETTTSEFDREKLQERLAKLSGGVAVIKVGAATETELKEMKLRIEDALNATRAAVEEGIVAGGGTALANVIPAVADLELTGDEATGRNIVLRALEEPVRQIAHNAGFEGSIVIDRLKNAELGTGFNAATGEWVNMIDQGIIDPVKVSRSALQNAASVASLILTTEAVVANKPEPVAPAPAMDPSMMGGMM from the coding sequence ATGTCAAAAGAAATTAAATTTTCATCTGATGCTCGTTCAGCTATGGTTCGTGGTGTTGATATCCTAGCAGACACAGTTAAAGTAACCTTAGGACCAAAAGGTCGTAATGTTGTGTTGGAAAAATCATTTGGCTCACCCTTGATTACCAATGACGGTGTTACTATTGCCAAAGAAATTGAACTAGAAGACCATTTTGAAAATATGGGTGCCAAGTTGGTATCAGAAGTAGCTTCTAAAACCAATGATATCGCAGGTGACGGAACGACAACTGCAACTGTCTTGACCCAAGCTATCGTACGTGAAGGAATCAAGAACGTCACAGCAGGTGCCAATCCAATCGGCATTCGTCGGGGGATTGAAGCAGCGGTTGCCGCAGCTGTAGAAGCCTTGAAAAACAATGCCATCCCTGTTGCCAATAAAGAAGCCATCGCTCAGGTTGCCGCTGTATCTTCTCGTTCTGAAAAAGTCGGCGAATACATCTCTGAAGCCATGGAAAAAGTGGGCAAAGATGGAGTCATCACTATTGAAGAGTCACGTGGTATGGAAACAGAGCTTGAAGTCGTAGAAGGAATGCAGTTTGACCGCGGTTACCTTTCACAGTACATGGTGACAGATAGCGAAAAGATGGTGGCTGACCTTGAAAATCCATACATCTTGATTACAGACAAGAAGATTTCCAATATCCAAGAAATCTTGCCACTGCTAGAAAGCATCCTCCAAAGCAATCGTCCGCTCTTGATTATTGCAGATGATGTGGATGGCGAAGCTCTTCCGACTCTTGTATTGAACAAGATTCGTGGAACTTTCAATGTCGTAGCTGTCAAAGCTCCTGGCTTTGGTGACCGTCGTAAAGCCATGCTTGAAGACATCGCCATCTTGACAGGTGGAACAGTGATCACAGAAGACCTTGGTCTTGAGTTGAAAGACGCGACCATTGAGGCGCTTGGTCAAGCAGCGAGAGTAACTGTGGACAAAGACAGCACTGTTATCGTAGAAGGTGCAGGAAATCCTGAAGCGATTTCTCACCGTGTTGCGGTTATCAAGTCTCAAATCGAAACCACAACTTCAGAGTTTGACCGAGAAAAATTGCAAGAACGCTTGGCAAAATTGTCAGGTGGTGTTGCAGTCATCAAGGTCGGAGCTGCAACTGAAACTGAGTTGAAAGAAATGAAACTCCGCATTGAAGATGCCCTCAACGCTACTCGTGCAGCTGTTGAAGAAGGAATCGTTGCAGGTGGTGGAACTGCTCTTGCCAATGTCATTCCAGCCGTAGCTGATTTGGAATTGACAGGAGATGAAGCAACAGGACGCAATATTGTTCTCCGTGCTTTGGAAGAACCTGTTCGTCAAATCGCCCACAATGCAGGATTCGAAGGATCTATCGTTATCGATCGTTTGAAAAATGCTGAGCTTGGTACAGGTTTCAATGCAGCAACTGGTGAGTGGGTCAACATGATTGATCAAGGGATTATCGACCCAGTTAAAGTGAGCCGTTCAGCTCTTCAAAATGCAGCATCTGTAGCCAGCTTGATTTTGACTACAGAAGCAGTCGTAGCCAATAAACCAGAACCAGTAGCCCCAGCTCCGGCCATGGATCCAAGCATGATGGGCGGTATGATGTAA
- the ytpR gene encoding YtpR family tRNA-binding protein has translation MIFTYNKEHVGDVLMVIVKNSGDAKLDVERKGKVARVFLKENGETVAWNIFEVSSLFEIAGRGQVFLSDEQVARLNQELQAEGFVEEIVNDKEPKFVVGEIVEIVAHPDSDHLNICQVAVASDKTVQIVAGAPNARVGLKTIVALPGAMMPKGNLIFPGELRGEKSFGMMCSPRELHLPNAPQKRGIIELSEDQVVGTPFDPAKHWTA, from the coding sequence ATGATTTTTACATATAACAAAGAGCATGTCGGCGATGTCCTTATGGTTATCGTGAAAAATAGCGGCGATGCCAAGTTGGACGTGGAGCGCAAAGGCAAAGTAGCTCGTGTTTTCCTCAAAGAAAATGGAGAAACAGTAGCGTGGAATATTTTCGAAGTTTCAAGTTTGTTTGAAATTGCAGGGCGTGGTCAAGTCTTTTTATCAGATGAGCAAGTCGCTCGTTTGAACCAAGAATTGCAGGCGGAAGGCTTTGTGGAAGAAATTGTCAATGACAAAGAACCTAAGTTTGTTGTCGGTGAAATTGTCGAGATAGTGGCTCACCCAGATAGTGACCACCTCAACATCTGCCAAGTTGCCGTCGCGAGTGATAAGACAGTGCAAATCGTTGCAGGTGCTCCTAATGCGCGTGTCGGTTTGAAAACCATTGTCGCTCTTCCTGGAGCGATGATGCCAAAAGGCAATCTCATTTTCCCAGGTGAACTTCGTGGTGAAAAGAGTTTTGGCATGATGTGCAGTCCTCGTGAGTTGCATTTGCCAAATGCTCCGCAAAAACGTGGTATTATTGAATTATCAGAAGACCAAGTTGTTGGAACTCCATTTGATCCAGCTAAACACTGGACTGCCTAA
- a CDS encoding thioredoxin family protein, producing the protein MITPNSIEELAGFVEQDGKKVFLFVADWCGDCRYIYPALPEIEETNPDFTFIRVDRDQYMDLAKLWDIYGIPSLVVLEKDKEIGRFVNRDRKSKEQINDFLAALK; encoded by the coding sequence ATGATTACCCCCAATAGTATAGAAGAGCTCGCAGGTTTTGTCGAACAGGATGGCAAGAAGGTTTTCCTTTTTGTGGCGGATTGGTGCGGCGATTGTCGTTATATCTATCCAGCCTTGCCAGAGATTGAGGAGACCAATCCAGACTTCACCTTTATTCGAGTGGACCGAGATCAGTATATGGATTTAGCCAAGCTCTGGGATATTTACGGGATTCCTAGCCTTGTTGTGCTAGAAAAGGACAAGGAAATCGGTCGATTTGTCAATCGCGACCGTAAAAGCAAGGAACAAATTAATGACTTTTTAGCAGCACTGAAATAG
- a CDS encoding epoxyqueuosine reductase QueH, translated as MIDVEEILSKMNPNQKINYDRVMQKMVQVWEKNEQRPTILMHVCCAPCSTYTLEYLTKYADVTIYFANSNIHPKAEYHKRAYVTKKFVSDFNERTGNTVQYLEAPYEPNEYRKLVRGLEEEPEGGDRCKVCFDYRLDKTAQVAMDLGFDYFGSALTISPHKNSQTINSIGIDVQKIYTTHYLPSDFKKNQGYKRSVEMCEEYDIYRQCYCGCVYAAQAQNIDLVQVKKDATAFLLDKDVEKDYSHIKFTVTKLDI; from the coding sequence ATGATTGATGTAGAAGAAATTCTGAGCAAGATGAATCCCAATCAGAAGATTAATTATGACCGTGTTATGCAGAAAATGGTTCAGGTTTGGGAAAAGAATGAGCAACGTCCCACTATTCTCATGCATGTTTGCTGTGCTCCTTGTAGTACCTACACCCTAGAATACCTGACAAAATACGCGGATGTGACCATCTATTTTGCCAATTCCAATATCCATCCCAAGGCAGAATACCACAAGCGAGCTTACGTCACCAAGAAATTTGTCAGTGATTTCAATGAGCGAACAGGAAATACGGTCCAGTACCTAGAAGCTCCCTATGAACCCAATGAATACCGGAAGTTAGTCAGAGGACTGGAAGAAGAACCAGAAGGTGGCGATCGTTGCAAGGTTTGTTTTGACTACCGTTTGGACAAAACAGCACAGGTAGCTATGGACTTGGGTTTTGACTACTTTGGTTCAGCCTTGACCATCAGTCCCCATAAGAATTCTCAAACCATCAACAGTATCGGAATTGATGTGCAAAAGATTTATACCACCCACTATCTCCCAAGTGATTTCAAGAAAAATCAAGGCTATAAACGATCAGTGGAGATGTGTGAAGAGTATGATATCTACCGTCAATGTTATTGTGGATGCGTCTATGCAGCCCAGGCTCAAAATATTGATTTGGTTCAGGTTAAGAAGGACGCCACGGCTTTCTTGTTGGATAAGGATGTTGAAAAAGATTATTCTCATATCAAGTTTACTGTTACTAAATTAGATATATAG
- the ntdP gene encoding nucleoside tri-diphosphate phosphatase, translating into MKLPKEGDFITIQSYKHDGSLHRTWRDTMVLKTTENAIIGVNDHTLVTESDGRRWVTREPAIVYFHKKYWFNIIAMIRDNGISYYCNMASPYYLDEEALKYIDYDLDVKVFTDGEKRLLDVEEYERHKRKMKYSDDLDYILKEHVKILVDWINNGRGPFSEAYVNIWYKRYIELKNR; encoded by the coding sequence ATGAAACTTCCAAAAGAAGGCGACTTTATTACAATTCAAAGTTATAAGCATGATGGGAGTCTTCACCGTACTTGGCGGGACACCATGGTACTAAAAACAACAGAGAACGCCATTATCGGCGTCAACGACCACACACTTGTTACCGAAAGTGACGGTCGTCGTTGGGTGACTCGAGAACCGGCTATTGTTTACTTTCACAAAAAATATTGGTTTAATATCATTGCCATGATTCGTGATAATGGGATTTCCTACTATTGCAATATGGCTAGCCCCTACTATCTAGATGAGGAAGCCCTGAAATACATTGATTACGATTTGGATGTCAAGGTCTTCACTGATGGTGAAAAGCGTCTCTTGGACGTTGAGGAATATGAGCGCCATAAACGCAAAATGAAGTATTCTGATGATTTAGACTATATTTTGAAAGAGCATGTTAAAATCCTTGTTGATTGGATCAACAATGGACGCGGTCCTTTCTCAGAGGCCTATGTCAACATTTGGTACAAACGCTACATAGAACTAAAGAATCGGTAA